The sequence below is a genomic window from Dehalococcoidales bacterium.
GGGTAACCTCTGCGTACCCCCACCGCCGGGCATAAACCCAATAGTTACCTCCGGCAAACCCAGGCTGGCATGCTCGGCGGCTATCCTGATATCACAGGTCAAAGCCAGCTCCAGGCCACCACCGAGGGCATAACCATTGATGGCGGCAATAAACGGCTTCCAAATCTGGTCAGCGCGCACCCGCTCGGCAGTCCCCTGCCGCGCCGTCGCCGGGCCGGGACGGAACCCCGTGATATCCGCCCCCGCCGAAAAAGACTTCTCGCCCGCCCCGGTAATAATGCCTACCCAAAGCTCAGAGTCATCACGGAAATCAATCATCGCCTCATTCATTTCCTGACTGACATCAGCGTTGATAGCATTCATGACATCAGGACGATTGATGGTAAAAACAGCAATTCTGCCTTCTTTCTGGTAATCAACAGCCATGATAACTCCAGCCGCAACAACTCCGGAGAACTCAAGAGCCGAACTTAAAGGCAACTCCTCCAGGGAATGGCATCACCCCTGATACCGGTCTTGCCACAACTCAACCGGTAATAAGAGGAATCCGTTTTGAATTCTAGCAGATGGCTTACGGTATCGTCAAGCTAAACAGAACCGGGTACAGAGGTTTGACAGCCTGCTGTCGACAGGCTACAATAATAAACCGTGGCAGCGTAGCTCAGTGGCAGAGCAGGGGACTCATAAGCCCTTGGTCGGTGGTCCGAATCCACCCGCTGCCACCATTTAATCGTTGTTACCGATTATTAAGTTTAGAAAGGACTCCGATCAATTATGGCGGAATACATTGGATTAGTGGCAGGTGGAATAGTAACTCTGGGTCTGGTTCCACAGGTTATTCGTGTATTCAAGCTAAAGAGTGCTCGTGAAATAAGCGCCCTCTTTAGTATTTTGTTTCTAGTCGGGATGACACTGTTTTTGGTATACGGGATCTTGCTTAATCTCCGACCGATTATCATCTGGAATTCAATAGGGTTGGTACTGGTTTCTGCTCTTTTGTTTGGGAAATTGAAGTACGGACGGCAATAGGTTTTTCTTTACTCAATAATCACAACCTGTTGTGCTGTTCCCTGCATAGGCCAGGACTCCATAACAGGCCCGGAAAACCATATTTGTACCCATTGCCTGGTTTCCAATGCTGCGAACGTTGCATTACGGAGTTTATCACCGTCCTGCCGGAAAATTAATGTATCGTCTTCTATGGTGACAGTGTATCTGGCAACAATCTTATCAGCATGAGATTCTACTGAAATCTGGCCGGATATACCCCCTTCCTTAATCGGGTGAATTTCAGTGATAAAACCGATGAAATCCGCTTCAGTTTCTATTGGTTTAGTAACTGAAGCACAGTCTACGGATACAACCATCAATCCGATAAGCAGCCCTGCTAATCCGACCAGTCTGACATACTTCATGGGTTATTATAACACCTTGCTAGTGATGTGCGGAGCCCCGCATAGCGGCACGCTACGTCACCAGTGATTATATCACTTCCTCCATCTGATCCAAACCCACCCGTTGCCACCATTGACACATCCGACGCTACGCTTTCCTCTCGGTTTGATATAACCGTTTCAAATTGATTGTAACTGTTAACGCGCCGGGCTACCCTTCGCGAAAAAAGACAGGGATGAGAACGTGAAGTTCTCATCCCTGTCACCATCAATGAACTATAACGGGTCTTACTTTATACTGGCTGCCTTAATATCCGCTGCGGTATCTATGCCAAGGGTTAGCGGGAAGGAGACATGGTGACGCCGGTTGGAGACCATGTCATGGAAGATGGCGATGCCTATATTGTAGGTCTTGCCCGCGGCGAACACCTTATCCTCAGGATTACCGGTGTTCAATGCGCGGCGCATCTCTACAACCCATTTGCCGTCGGTCCATGTACTGTTGAAGAGCAGGTCAGCACGGCTGCCGTCCGGAGTCTGCAGGATGTACTTGGAGAGAATATCCCCCTCCTTAAAGATGGCCGACGGGTCAAGCGGCACTACGTTCTGGCCGCTGACCATCGGGAAATCCCGCAGCTTCTGCTCGAACTCGGATTCGGGGATGGCTTTGAAGCCGGTCTTGGACTCATCATACATGAACTCAGGCTGAGCGGGCGAGCTCCATATCCCTTTGCCGGGGTCGAATTTACGGTACTCGAGAACATAGCTGTCATCGCCGTAGCCGATGGGGCCGGAGCGGGCGCCCCGCCACTGCCACAGGTCGAGGAACTGGCCTTCGTCAAGAAGAGTCTTGATTTCCTCGGCGCTCTTGGTCTTGTCCCAGCCGCCCGTTACGTCGGTCTCGGTGCGGCTTATCAGCAGATACTTGCGGATGTCGGTGCGCTTCAGCCCCTCATCTCCAAAGTAAGGGTGCGCCTTGACCTCGGCGGAGGTAGGCTCGTTGGGCATAGCACGCATGCTATTGTGGCAAGTGATGAAGCAGCCGGCTTTCTCAAAACCAATGGGAGCGCCGTCAAAGGCCGGGATATCGCTGTCGGCGATGTTTAAGGCTATCCTGTCCTCGTAGCTGTTGTCGACACCCGGTGCCGTTTCAGGCTTCGGACCGCCCCAGGATTTCCACTCTGTACCGTTGTAGCGCCAGAGGCTATGGGTGACGCCGGGACGTTCCGCCGCATATTCAAAGCGCATGTAAAGATACTGGTCATCAATAGCCGCTTTCACATCCACGTCCACGGTGGGCTTCTTGCCGGGAATGGGGTCGGGTTCGAGGGTGGCATGACTGACCAGCTTCTGACCCAGCGTGGCCTCCTGCCCCTGATGGCAGGCCAGGCAGCCGGTGCCGGTATTGACGGCTGAACTGCCGGGGTGCTGGGGACTGGTGACGAACTCCCAGGATGCCTGGGCCGGATAAAAGAGGGTCACCTTTTTGCTCTGCACCTGGCCCCAGTTGCCGGGGAAGGTAAAGAGTCTCGCCGACTCGAAGCCGGGTTCAGCCGCGGGTGGCGGAGTGGTTGGTTGTGTTGGGGTAGTGGGTTCTGTCGGGCCGGCGCAGGCGAGAGCCAGCGCTGTCAACGCCAGCAGCATCACCGCCCCCAAAACAATTCGTTTTTTCACCTTGAATACCTCCTCTAGGTAATTTTCCGCAAATGACACCGTCTAATACTGTACTAATCGCTTAGTACTATATCGGTAGTAATTTACCAGAAGAGGTTAGTGCTGTCAAGGATATGTGCTGGCTAATACTAAGGATATATGCTGGTTAATATGCTTAGGGACACCTTGTATTTTCCCAGTATTATGCCTGTTTATATCTTTGCTTATTCCATTCCTTTCTCCTGTAAGACGAGGGGGAAGTAGCGGGAAAATTCAGGCTATAGAGAAGGTTGAGCCGGAACTGACGGTGCTGGTTGGAAAGAAGCCTCAGCGGCACAGAAAGGCCCTGAATAAACAACACGCGGGTGCGGGAGTCAGACCACAAGAAGCAATATTGTAAACACGACGGCAACAAGCCCGAAGAAGAGCCAGCGATACTTCCCTGACGGCTCCGCGACGCAGGTGTAATTCTCAAAAAGCCGTCGTATCCGGTGTTCCGCAGAGCTTGTAGATGAAAGTAAACAGGTGCTCGGCTCGCGGTCGTAGTGTCCCTGAGTCAGGCGACAAGCCTTAACCAGGCAGGAAGCTAAAGCCAGTGGGCGACCGCTTGTACGAATCGCCAGGTCGTCCGTTGCTTCCTCCTGGGCATGAGAAAAGCTGCGGCAGGCGGTTTGCGCAAAGGGACTGAACGCCAGAAGGCGGCGACTTGCTCCGACAACGACACCAAACAGCGTATCTTTCCTTTTGATGTGCCCTAGTTCATGAGCGAGCAGACCTTCCAACTCTTCGTCATCCAGCATGAGCACCAGTGCCCTGGAGAGCACGATATAGGAACCAAGAGGACCGAAGGCGATACTGCCGCAAGTACTCCTATCCGTCAGTACCAGCCGGACAGGGGACATATGCAGTTTTGACACCACTGGCTGCAGCATATCATTACACCGGAGCCAGAGAGCTGACTGCTGATGATGCTGATGCCGCCAGTCTAATCTATAGCAGACTGCCCCGGCTAAAGACTGAAAAATATAGGTAACCCCAAAGAACAGCAGCAGTCCAGCCACACTCAAAAAGACCGCGGCTATCAAAGGTGACATGCTGATTATAGAATTCAGAAAGTGTTCCAGGGGAGCGGAGTGGGGCTCCGGGAAGAGAGGCCGGATTAACAGGTGAATCAGCGGCACTCCAAAAACGGGAAGCAATACGGGAAGGGCAGAAAAGCGAACCCGCCAGGCAGGGTCAGTGATACTGAAGCAGCGTATTACAACCACCACCACAACCCAAACGAGCAAACTGGCCACGAGTAATTCAAGTAGCAGCTCGTAGGCTAGCATCCCCAAAGACTCAATCATCCGGTATCTCCGTCTCTTTATTACGCAAACGGACGATAGCTTTCTCAAGCTCAGACAGCCTCCGGGGGTCAACCTTGGCCATACGGTCAACCAGATAGGTCATAGCTGTCTCCGTAAATCGGTTCAATGTACTGACCACAATCTCATCTATCTTGTTCCGGGTAAACTCGTCGTTAGATAAGACAGGTGTGTAAACGTAGGCACGGTTCTGTCTACGACGTTCGAGTACTCCTTTACCGGTCAGGTTGCTCATGATGGTCATGACTGTCGTGTAAGCTATTGCCCGCCTTGTCAGAAGCACCCGGTACACGTCTCGCACCGTGACCTCTCCCATTTCCCATACCAGGTTCATCACCTCGGTTTCAACCGGCCCCAGAGATATGGATGGAGAAGAATTGCCGGAGTCCCTTGCCCTGTCCATAAGTATACCCTCATCCTGACGTTAAGTATTGCCAGGGAATGTCAGGCAGAAACACTTTCCTGATCTGACATTAGTCCGTTACTTGCTTGAACACGTTCAGCACCAGGCACTATCGACAATTAATCATAACACTCCAGGAAATAATGTTCAATGAGATGCCGGGACAGGCCGGAAAGATATCTGAGACCGGGCGAATGATGCCGGGCGTAAAGCCACATTCCGGTGTGGCGCATCCAACACTCCGTTAGCTCGCCCAAGTGGAGGCGTTCTGACTATTATTTGAAAACCTAACCTCTCCTTTTTCTGACAAGCAAGAGCGTCAGGATGATAAATATCACGATGGCCGCGGCCAGGCTACCGAACAGCGCCCAGTTTGTTCCGGGTATCGTAGCAGGCGACGGTATCTGCTCCGTACCCGGCGGGGGGGGAGGTGAAGGTACAGGTGACCGGGTTGGAGATTGAGGTTCCGGTATCACCGGGGGGCTGGCAGGCTCCGTTGTCGGGGTGGCTGGCGGCGGCGCCGGTTCTGAAGGTTGGGGTAGTTGAGCCAGGATACCGAATATAGTGAAATGTGATACCTTCGCCGAGACGGTATCGGCCTCGATATCTACGGTGCTCTCCAGCGTCACCCACTTCGAGCCATCCCAGAAGGCGATCGCCAGGTCTGTCTCCTTTACGCCAGCCGATAAAGCTGCCGGATCAAATGCCAGTGTCAGGGTAATAGGCGGGCTGAAGGTAACACCGCTCGGCCCAAACTCTTTACTGACAACCACGGTATGCTGCGGTGGCGCCGGGGGCACTGTGGCCGGTGCCGTCAGGGATATGACAGAGAGCGTAGTATTTGCGCTGATCTTCAAGGCTGTGCTCTTAGAGATGGTAATGGTCACTTTCTTCTCCGGGTCGGTGAACTTATATTCATCCTGTGACTTGCCCGTGGAATCAAGCTCCAGTTTCTTATCCCCTGACAACCCGATAAGGTTGACACTGGTGGCCGGCAGCGCTGTCCCACCACCTCCACCACCTCCACCTCCACCACCGCCACTTGAACTGCCGATGGTTACCGTGAGGTCAAGCCTGGTCACCTCGCCGCTCTGCCAGGTAGCCGTCCGGCCGGCAGCCACACCGTTAATAAAGAAACTCAGGGTAGTCCCCGGGGATATATCCCCCTGCACGACCAGTTTAGGAGACAGGGCTCCTTCTCCGCCGTATATTCCGGATGCGGTTGTCGTCAGCGGGTTCCCTTCACTCTGTTTAACTCCGGTCCCCCTTGCTTCCACCATGGTGCCCGCGGGAGCGGGAGCGCCGTTTATTGTCAATTCGCCATAGAAGAAATGCGGCAATGACGGTGGCTGGGCCAGAGCGGGAACGCTCGCGCCCAGCAGCAGGAAAAACGCGCCAAGCAGAGCAAGCACAGTTCTGATCATACCCTTACCTTTCCCGGGGAGGAACGGGGTTTTCCGTCCTCCCCTGACCATTATATCTCTTACGGCACTAACGGAGTGGTGTTGAAGCCGAACAGCGTATCAGGATTGTCCATGATTACCCAGTAACCTTTGAACGGGATCAGGTCACGCACCGGGCCGCCCCGCACATACTCCCAGGCAGACTGGTTATAGCCGGGGCTGATGACGACAGTGTACCCGTTGAGTCCTCCCGGTGCCTGCTCGATGTAGACCAGCGCCAGGTTCAACGCCTGCGCCGCAAAAGCCCCGTCTGTAAACACCGGCGCCGGACCGACCAGGTTCAAGCCCGCGCTTAGCTCACGGCTTGGTGGAGCAGTCGCTCCGGTGGCCGGAACCATAGTCGCTGCGGCCGTCGCGTCCGCCTTCACTTTCACGTAAACCGCTTCCAGAGGGCGCAGCTCATCAGCGCCTAAAAACTGCTGCCACTCACCGTCTTTCCAGCGGATAACCACTTCCACATTCTCGATGGTTGAAGCATCGAGAATCATGTCCATCGTGTTCATAACAGGCTCCAGTGCCACCGGAGTGGACAGCAAGCTCCATCCGGCGGATAGATTGGCTGTAAAGGCTGTCGGCGCTGTTTGAGGTTGCCGGACTATTTCGCCCGGCAGTGGCTCTGCCGTGTTGCCCGCGCCGTCGGTGGCCGTTACGGAGATGGTGTTCGTCCCGATACTAAGGGCGGCGTTAAAACTCCAGTTAACACCGCTCATTATCGCGGACACCGGCGCGCCGTCATTGACAGAAATCCTTACCACCGCTCCGGTCTCCGTAGTTCCCGATACGGACTGGCTGACAAGTGTGGTCGGACTGGTAACCGGATTGAGGGTAAGCGCCGGTGGGGTGGTATCGAGGGTTACGGTGGCTGTAACCCTCGTCAGCACGCCGTCATCAGTGACGCTGGCTCTGACGGTATTGGTTCCCTCAACAAGACCGCTGATTTCGGCGCTCCAGATGGAGCCATCTACGGTAACAGTCTCCACTGTAGCAGAGGTGCTGACCGTGATTTCAGGGCTCAAACCCTCATTTATTGTGCCGGAGACAGTCTGGGTGGCGACATTGGTCGGGCTGGTAACCGGGTTTATGGTAAGAGGAAGCGCCGGAATGGACTCGCCAAATGAATCCTTGCCCGGTATCCGCCGGAGCGTATCGGGAGAACCCTCCGGAATGAAAAGCTCCGGATGGTCGAAGGGAGCTGATGATGCCACTACCCGGGGGTCAGTCAGCGATTTCATGAATTCAATTACGGCGTGTTCTGAGACCTCGTTATTGAGTGTATTCGATAAACCACCGGCGATATCGGCATCAAGGTCGTGGACATTCTCCGCCGGGTGGTTGCCGCCGCGGATGTACATGTCGAGCACGTCATCGAGGTTCTCCACGCCGCCGTTATGGAAATACGGAGTAGTCAGCTCGATATTACGCAGACCCGGCACTTTGAAAGCGCCCTCCGCGTTGACCGGAATGTTGTAGGGGACAAGGAAGGGGTCCAGTATCGGCGTGGAGAAGGGTATCTTGCCCTCTGCCTGGAGCTTGGCCAGCGCCGAGAAGGAGAGGGGGTAACGCTGGCCGGTTAGCGGGTTAATATGGGGCTGTGTCCCGCCCCGGCCGATGTCGTCAGTCGTCCGTGTGACCGAGGTATTGTTAAAACCATCATCATAGATGACCTGCCTGCCGTCGGCGACGAACATCATCTCGATAAGACCATGGAGACTGTCATTCAGGTAGCGGGACGCGCTGACCGAGGCATTGGTGAACTCGACGCCGGAATGACAGACATTACACTTACCGGTACCATTGAAGATAGAGAACCCCATCTTCTGCTGTTCGGTCAAGGCGTTGGTCTCACCGGCGAGCCAGAAGTCAAATGGAGTCTGGTCGGATATCAGGGTGGACTCATAGAGCTGGATGGACAGCCCCCAGAATAGGGAGAAGTTGGCCTCCATCTGTGTAGCCGGTGTAACCACAATTTCACCGCCCGGCAGACGCTCCCGAATGCTGACACCGGTCACAGGCTCGAGTGAATTCCACAGGTAGTCCCGGAAAGAAGCTTCGATCAACTCAGCATAAGAGTCGTGCAGGCCGGGGGCGTATTCAACGCTCCCATCAGGGTAACGCATTGAATTGGAGAGACCGCCCAGCACACTGTCATCGTGACTGACAAGCTGCTTGCCAAGCGGAACGAGACTCAACATTTTCCTGCCTAGCTCGGGGAAGGTGCGTCCGGCGGCGGACATTTCAACGGGGTCAAGCGCCGGGCCGGTAGCCTGGGACGCCAGGCTGGCAAACTCGATGCGCACCGGACGCTTTACCAGCCCCTCCACCGGGTCATTGAACCAGACGCCGGCGTCCGGGTCGGCCAGACCGAAGGGGTTTTCGCCATTGAAGATAAAGCTGGCCCGTCCGTCCCAGAACTGGTTGAAGTTAAAGGCGGCATCGTAAATAGTGGGCGCCTGGCGTCCCGTCACCTGTCTCACGTTTACACCGTCTACGTTAAATACCGGGTCGGGTACGGGCACCATGTCATCAACCGCGGAGCCGGGTACTACGGCCACAAAATCAGCTTTTTTCACTCCCTGGGAGCCGACCACATCCCTGTAGTCACGTATAACCGGGTCGGACTGGAGGTGTCCCTGGTTCGCCCGCTCGTGGAAAGGGAAAATGTTGCTGTTATTAAAATCGAGCGTCTCATTGACGCCAGCCACGACTTCGAAGATGCCATCGGCCCCCGGGTTAACCGTGTTCTTCATCCGGCCATCCGCGCCACCGGTAAAATGACAGGTAGCGCAGGCTACCACGCCATCACTCCCCGCCTGCATGTCCCAGAAAAAAGCCTTACCCAGCTGGACGGCCACAGACTTGTTCTTCACAAACAGCGACAGGTTCGGCGGCTCGGGGACCGGTGTCTGGTTAAGGGGTTGCAAATTCGGGGGCGGCACCACTACCTGCTTCAGTGTAAATAGCGCTTCTATAGTGTGGTTAGCGCTCACGTTACTGAAGGTGTAGCCTGGTTGCGGGTTAATGAAGCTGTCGTCAATCATGATGCCGCCGATGGTGTAACCGGAGTTGGGAGTAAAAGTGAATATCTGGTTGGCGCCCGCATTTACGCTGATATTACCGGAGGGGCTGACAGTCCCGCCCGCGGTAGCCGAAGCGGTGATAGTGAAGCTAGTCTCCAGGGCAGCAGCCGGCAGGGGAAGCTGAATAGCGAAACTCAGAAGCGTGACAATGCTAAATGAGACCAGCAGATTTAGAAAGAACTTTTTCATGTACGCTCTCCTCCCGCCAGCGGGTGACAACAATCAGACTTCTTAACTCCCCAACGAACTTCCTCTTCACCGGCGATCTATACTGTTTTGTTTATTATGGCTCATCTCAATTCTATGATTTCCGGACTGCCCCCACAATACGTATGATTACTGAGTCCTGATTGTGGAAAATACTAAGAGTGCGTAAGTCAATAGTTCCAAAATACGTAATGGTCATCCAGAAGGAAGCTAAGGATTTCCCGAAAATATTTGCCCGACCTACTTGACAAGGTCAGCAAACTTGTGATATAAAAATCTGAATTTCCGGGGAACAGAGGGGGAGCACTGGTTTACCCGGTCAAGATATTGACAAAAGCCTCAGGCAATTCTATAATCTGGGCAATGGTTGGTTTGGTAGGTAGCCTGAAGTTATCCCCCAATTTAGATTAAAGAACCCTTCACAAAGACCCCGATGATGAGGAGAGGCGTCAAATGCGGGACTACTTAATCAGAAGGATACTGTTGCTGGTACCCACCCTGCTCATGGTAAC
It includes:
- a CDS encoding enoyl-CoA hydratase-related protein, yielding MPLSSALEFSGVVAAGVIMAVDYQKEGRIAVFTINRPDVMNAINADVSQEMNEAMIDFRDDSELWVGIITGAGEKSFSAGADITGFRPGPATARQGTAERVRADQIWKPFIAAINGYALGGGLELALTCDIRIAAEHASLGLPEVTIGFMPGGGGTQRLPRFIPRAKAAEMLLMGQRIDAQEAYRIGLVNKVVPLDRLMPAAREWAETICRAGPLGVRAVKEAMIKGYSLPLEEGLLLERDLANHIRTTADFMEGARAFIERRPPKYEAK
- a CDS encoding DUF3221 domain-containing protein; this encodes MKYVRLVGLAGLLIGLMVVSVDCASVTKPIETEADFIGFITEIHPIKEGGISGQISVESHADKIVARYTVTIEDDTLIFRQDGDKLRNATFAALETRQWVQIWFSGPVMESWPMQGTAQQVVIIE
- a CDS encoding ethylbenzene dehydrogenase-related protein — encoded protein: MKKRIVLGAVMLLALTALALACAGPTEPTTPTQPTTPPPAAEPGFESARLFTFPGNWGQVQSKKVTLFYPAQASWEFVTSPQHPGSSAVNTGTGCLACHQGQEATLGQKLVSHATLEPDPIPGKKPTVDVDVKAAIDDQYLYMRFEYAAERPGVTHSLWRYNGTEWKSWGGPKPETAPGVDNSYEDRIALNIADSDIPAFDGAPIGFEKAGCFITCHNSMRAMPNEPTSAEVKAHPYFGDEGLKRTDIRKYLLISRTETDVTGGWDKTKSAEEIKTLLDEGQFLDLWQWRGARSGPIGYGDDSYVLEYRKFDPGKGIWSSPAQPEFMYDESKTGFKAIPESEFEQKLRDFPMVSGQNVVPLDPSAIFKEGDILSKYILQTPDGSRADLLFNSTWTDGKWVVEMRRALNTGNPEDKVFAAGKTYNIGIAIFHDMVSNRRHHVSFPLTLGIDTAADIKAASIK
- a CDS encoding M56 family metallopeptidase, with protein sequence MIESLGMLAYELLLELLVASLLVWVVVVVVIRCFSITDPAWRVRFSALPVLLPVFGVPLIHLLIRPLFPEPHSAPLEHFLNSIISMSPLIAAVFLSVAGLLLFFGVTYIFQSLAGAVCYRLDWRHQHHQQSALWLRCNDMLQPVVSKLHMSPVRLVLTDRSTCGSIAFGPLGSYIVLSRALVLMLDDEELEGLLAHELGHIKRKDTLFGVVVGASRRLLAFSPFAQTACRSFSHAQEEATDDLAIRTSGRPLALASCLVKACRLTQGHYDREPSTCLLSSTSSAEHRIRRLFENYTCVAEPSGKYRWLFFGLVAVVFTILLLVV
- a CDS encoding BlaI/MecI/CopY family transcriptional regulator; translated protein: MDRARDSGNSSPSISLGPVETEVMNLVWEMGEVTVRDVYRVLLTRRAIAYTTVMTIMSNLTGKGVLERRRQNRAYVYTPVLSNDEFTRNKIDEIVVSTLNRFTETAMTYLVDRMAKVDPRRLSELEKAIVRLRNKETEIPDD
- a CDS encoding cytochrome c peroxidase, with amino-acid sequence MKKFFLNLLVSFSIVTLLSFAIQLPLPAAALETSFTITASATAGGTVSPSGNISVNAGANQIFTFTPNSGYTIGGIMIDDSFINPQPGYTFSNVSANHTIEALFTLKQVVVPPPNLQPLNQTPVPEPPNLSLFVKNKSVAVQLGKAFFWDMQAGSDGVVACATCHFTGGADGRMKNTVNPGADGIFEVVAGVNETLDFNNSNIFPFHERANQGHLQSDPVIRDYRDVVGSQGVKKADFVAVVPGSAVDDMVPVPDPVFNVDGVNVRQVTGRQAPTIYDAAFNFNQFWDGRASFIFNGENPFGLADPDAGVWFNDPVEGLVKRPVRIEFASLASQATGPALDPVEMSAAGRTFPELGRKMLSLVPLGKQLVSHDDSVLGGLSNSMRYPDGSVEYAPGLHDSYAELIEASFRDYLWNSLEPVTGVSIRERLPGGEIVVTPATQMEANFSLFWGLSIQLYESTLISDQTPFDFWLAGETNALTEQQKMGFSIFNGTGKCNVCHSGVEFTNASVSASRYLNDSLHGLIEMMFVADGRQVIYDDGFNNTSVTRTTDDIGRGGTQPHINPLTGQRYPLSFSALAKLQAEGKIPFSTPILDPFLVPYNIPVNAEGAFKVPGLRNIELTTPYFHNGGVENLDDVLDMYIRGGNHPAENVHDLDADIAGGLSNTLNNEVSEHAVIEFMKSLTDPRVVASSAPFDHPELFIPEGSPDTLRRIPGKDSFGESIPALPLTINPVTSPTNVATQTVSGTINEGLSPEITVSTSATVETVTVDGSIWSAEISGLVEGTNTVRASVTDDGVLTRVTATVTLDTTPPALTLNPVTSPTTLVSQSVSGTTETGAVVRISVNDGAPVSAIMSGVNWSFNAALSIGTNTISVTATDGAGNTAEPLPGEIVRQPQTAPTAFTANLSAGWSLLSTPVALEPVMNTMDMILDASTIENVEVVIRWKDGEWQQFLGADELRPLEAVYVKVKADATAAATMVPATGATAPPSRELSAGLNLVGPAPVFTDGAFAAQALNLALVYIEQAPGGLNGYTVVISPGYNQSAWEYVRGGPVRDLIPFKGYWVIMDNPDTLFGFNTTPLVP